GGTGGCCAGTCACAGAGCAGACAGGAGAGAAATGAGGGTACTGCCTTGGCAGGATACTGTTACATGGTATTGCAGCAGTCTCTGCTGCTGTGGGTGTAAAATGGCAAGGACATGTCAATAACACAGACCACGTGTGTCTGCATAAGGAAATGAGAATAGTAGGGGCTGGAATGTGCTATTGAATGTGAATATAAAAGAAAGCATTGAAATGGAATGGACTTGGAATGTAACAAAGCAGAACATTGCACTGGAAATGGCAGAGGTTTCAGGGCACACCTTTTCTACAGGATGGATATGGTTTAAAGACTGTGGGGCTTGGAGGTTGGTTTGGGATCGGGTGTAGTCATGTTCTTCAGAGATAGTGACTTCCTAACTGATGGTCTTGTCTCTCTCCGTAGGGGTGGGGGTCTGGGCCTGGTGCTCGCCAGCGCTGGCTTCGGCATGCTGACCGCCCCCATCATGGAACTCCACAACCAGAAGGGCTACTTCCTTCACCACATCATCTTCGCCTGTTGCAccctcatctgcatcatctgcattcTCCTCCTCCCCGAGACGCGCTACCAGCCCCTGCCCGAGACCCTGGCCGACGGGGAGTGTTACACCCGCCAGCCCCTGCTGCCCCCCAGGAGGCCTGGCGAACAGCGCCTCCTCCTGGCCCAGGTGGAGAGCAACAGGGACTACACCCGGGTCCATGACACGCCGCTGCACGAGGCGGCCGCCACCGCCGTCTCCACAATGGACTTCACGGCGTCCTCCGCTGTTGACCGCGCAGCACCATCGGTTATTGATATTTCGGCGCCCTCCGCTAGGACGTTAATGTCACACCAGCATGAGTCTGATGGCAAATCCACTGAAGACTCCATTGATATACCCCTCATTAATTCTGTTGCCCCTTCATCCACTTTCAATGTTGATGATGAGACAACTCCCTCCCCTACTAAAGACATTACCACTGACCCCCTCACAGAAGATACCCATACATCCATCTTGGTCAACACCATTTCCCCTGTCACTGAAActcttcccatctctttattGGAATCAACCATTCTGCCAGTACTTGATTCAACCCCTACCTCCGCATTGTACCCTTCCACTCCTAGTTCCGTAGTGGATCCTTCCACTCCACCTGTTATAGAATCCACCCTCACTTCATTGGATGCTCCAGAAGTAATTGAAACTCCCCCTACCTCCACATTGGACTCTCCCCCTGTCATAGAAACCACCTCTACATTGGACTCTACCATTCCCCCTGTCATAGAAACCACCTCTACATTGGACTCTACCATTCCCCCTGTCATAGAAACCACCCCTACATTGGACTCTACCACTCCCCCTGTCATAGAAACCACCCCTACATTGGACTCTGCCACTCCCCCTGTACTTGACCTTCTACCCCCCTCTCCAACACCCTCCCCTGGTCCTGTCATCAGTGACATTTTTCTCCCTCCCCCCATGGCGGACTGTACGACTCCTATTGATTCTGCTGACCACATAACCACAGACCCGATCATATACTCTCTAGATGACAAACTCCccgctcctcctccccctacaTCAGACTGTACCATTCCCCTTCTCATAGACTCTGTCCATACTCCAGAGTTGGACTCTTCATCCCCATGTGTTAATAATGTTATTGTTTCTCACACTTACCCTGTCGTAGCTCATTCCCTTGTTCATCCCCCCATCCGCCCACCACCACCCAATGACTCAGGTCATATCCCCACAACAGTGGActcttccattccccctgtcatgGACACTGTTCACAGCCCCACTGTGGACTCTACCACTCACCCCATCACGGATATTGTTCAACCCCTTTCATTGGACTCTACCATTCCGCTTGTCATAGACTCTCAGCACCCCAACGTAACAGACTCTGAGACCACAGAGGCGGCCACCGCTTCCACAATAATGGACTGTACCATCTCCTCCCCCGTAGACTCGGGAATCCTCCCTATAATGGACTGTACTATCTCAGAAAACCGCGTCATCAACGGGGTGGCGTCGTCATGATCCAAGGCTCTACCTCTGGAACAAGGAGGTGTGCCACTCCCTCGTGGAGGAAGAAGTCCTGGACATCCAGGTTACATGTATGGAGTCACTAACTGGCTGATCAGGCCTCAGACATTTTGGCTGCTCTGTAGGGAGAATGCCagtgacagacaggagagggaacagcttgATATGGGGATGAGTGTATCTCTGACACCTTTTACTGGGAACAGCCAGAAAACAGGACAGGGGGACCGTGCTGCGGTGACAGTAATGAGTGGTTACTCTGCCACAGTGCGGAACTGTAAATAACTGACATCATCAGCGTTTTACATAGTTGTTGTTGGAGGAATCTGTATGTGTCATTTTAGACTGAGATACTGCCAGCCAAAACTCCCTTTGACTTCCTCTGACACTTTATCCCAATGCTTAGTTGGAGATGCTATACATACCACTAAAAACCATTTGACTGTACATTTGCCTCAATTGCAGACTTAGATGTACGCCCAATGTGTTTGATGTACATTTGCCTTATGTAGAAAAAAAATACTTTAAGAATACAATGCAGAATTTTGAATGTCAACAGTGCCAGATATCTAAACTGAGTTTAGAGTCACCCAATTGTTTTTGTTGTCAGAAACTGAATGGAATCTGTGTAGGGAAAAGAGCAATTTGCCAAATATGAAAAAAACAAAAGAAGGGCAATAAAAGTTTTGCCCCAAGTATTGGAGGTGTTTTAATGTATGATGCAATGAGTTAAAAAATGACAAGCGAAACATCTGAAGACTTCAGTCCTTAGTGTTATACAAGCATGGGTGTATGAAAAGGTACTAGAGAAAGAGAATGTCGCGAACTGAGGAGACATGTTCATACATTTATTAGGACTATGGACTGTTtatgtggagagaaggagagctgTACCGGTGACGTGGTAGAAGTGAGAGGTCTGTTGGTCCTTTAGGACTATGTTGTGCTTGTTGACGTTGCGGTCCTGTAAGTGAAACATTTGAGAATTTACAGACTATATCAAATGTTTCATGGGACATTTGTTTCCACTCTTAAAAAAACATTAATGAATTGTACTGTAGGCAATTGGATCTTGTTAATGTGATACTCTAGGTCAAATTGCGTAGTTTGTGTGCTACTGATGTTGCGCTTGatcacaaaaacaaacaaaaatattgCCATTATTTCACGGGGGGGGGTGTCCTTAGTGTATAAAGATAGGCGGTACTGTTAACATTATTTGTGTGAATGTAAGTGGCACTTTAATCTTCGCTACGGGGACTGAGCATGTAAACAAAAATGTGAACTTTTCCATGAAACAAAGAGGTGATGTTCAAATGTTACCTAAAAAATCACAAGAGCTATCTCTGAAATGGACACATGAATGACAAAAGGATTTTGTCTTCATTACAAATACATCTGTCATTGCCACCATCTTGTGTGTGTTTTCTACATGTAATTAGCATATTTGGTGACGTAAAAATATTTGAAGTATATTTCCCAAATAATATACCAGAAATATTTCAACTTCACCAAAGTATGCAACATTTATATTTGTGATATTGACTCAAATTCTGTTTCGTTTTGAAATGTAGGCTTATCCCTCTTTTTTTCtcctctttttctttttttttttacttcaaaaCTTTACCATTTACTTGAATTACTTTCATTGTAATCAATACAGACATGATAGCGAAATGTCATCATTATTGGAAAAGCTATAACAAATGTCTCTGATTATTTtaattaaaacaaaaatatatgaAGAGCTTTCTTTTTCTTTGAAAAACCCAAATGTCTAGTGTCAACGTCATGTTTTACCAACGTCTGTGAATGACTGACTATTGACAATAGTACATACCGGGCAAACAAAATGGTGGCTGTCAGTTCACTGGTTAGGCAATTGCATCAGATTGTGTTAGGCCACTGTTTTACAAATACAACATCACTTGTTGTGATGTAAAGCTTCTTTCTTTTCAAAAATCTTTCACATATTGTCCTTTTCAAATACCATGGAGTCCTGTCTTTTACAGTGTGTTTAATATCTATTTAAAATGGAAAATACAATGGCTTTGGAGGTGACCAAAATATCATGCAATAGCAGCCACTGATCACTCAACTGTACACTAATCATAAAGTGGTcatcacaacacacactgtcATGTAGTTCTGTGGATATAAAAATGACTATGTAAATACTAAAAGTGTAACGACCTACTTTCCGTATATTCTCTGGTTATTTCCTGGTAAATAAGCACACTGTTAAAGAAGATATACTTGTTGCTGTGGTCTTCATTCCTAATACTACATACACCTTGTTCGGAAAATTCAAGCACGGTAGAGAAAGGATATGTGAATCAAGTAAAACTTCATTACACCCCTGTATGAGCCTCTTAGCTTCTTTTAACATCTAATAGACTTCACGGCTCAAACCATAATGTCTCCTGTACTCCCGTCGAGTCAGATTAGTACATTTGGTTAGCTGTGAAGTGAGGACGGTGTTACTAACGCACGAAAGTCTATTGACACTGGAACAGAGGTCAATCGTACAAATGTTAAGAGTATATTGTCTGCAGCTGTAGCAATACTTCTCACCCCACATTTCTTGAACTGCAACCGCTCTTGTCTTAAAAtgtcacaatacaacacattacaacctttCATTACAGTCTCTGATTTCATATGTGACAGCATCGTCCGCACCAGCGATGGTGTATGCTTGGTCAGATGTATAATGacacattctatttctatgggtaGAGTGGGATGATGGCTTGGAAAGTGGCTACACTAAAACGGTACAAGTAGATGGACAATATAATACATTGAGTATACAGTGGTAAAGAAAATGCAGACTGATATGTAAACTAACTTTGATTTGCTGTGCATTGATAGGTTGTGCTGTGATACAGTGGTCTGGAAATGGTTCTCAACTGATCAAATGGCTCCCCTCATCCTAAATTGTCCCCACTTCAGCCAAACTATGTTGCGGAAATGAGAAATAATCCTGATATAACAGTTTCTGTTTTTACATgatttgaatgaatgaatgaatgtaaaAACATGGATTTTACCAGTTTAATTTTCCCTTTTTTGTTTTAACTTGTATAATGCATTTGTATATAAGCCATACGTGTCGTAATAAACTTCACTATTTATTGATCAATGATGCATTCTGGGTCGTGGTTGAGTTAATTGGTCTGCAGACAATTTCCAAGCCACCTCTTGAATCTTGAGGTGTTTTTGTGCAAGGTtcttgttttatgttttttttttttttcacttgaTGATGTCCTCTCTAACCCAAGATAATGACAAGGGCATAAAGGGTGTCAATTCTCTATGTAATGGATCAGCTGTCAATATTCACATTCTTAATGAATTGTGGATTCATGTTGGTGTACTGCTGTGCCTGGAAAGTCTTCCCCTAAATATGATTCAGTAATTTAGTTATATTGATTAGCACTTCACTACACCCACAACATCTGATACACATTTTTTATGTCagcaatcaaatttgatttgatctttatATTTTAAGGCCATATACTAGCTAACCAAAATaactcactcatgctgccaataGATTTTTCAGCTTGGAATACtctgattttaaccacttcctgtTGTATGATGTCATACAATAAAGCAATACATGGCGAACGTGCTCCCAGGTGAAGGCTTTTCCTGTCTCTGATAAACAAGTGATTAATAAGAACAAATAAGTAACCTGTCTTTGATGGGAACGTTGTGGACGGTATAGTTGCAAAGCTCCAAACTGACCTCTATTGGACAAAATATAGGCTACACCTGAAGCAGATTCAGGACTGCAAGGTACATGGACAATGCCTTGGTTATATTGAAAGGGGGCGTATTTATCGACAACTAGGCTGTATTTCCTTAACTTGTAAACTAACAGCTAGGCCTATGCGCCACGTATTAGATTAAAAGTGCTTGGCAACAACCCGCATTTTGGCCCGGGACAGGGTGATGTCATGGAGAGTGATGCAGCAGGATCCTCATCCCGTCCACTGCATCAAACCGGTGCCCGCTGATAGGCTGGTGCACACATTTGGGATGCAGCACAGGTGTGACGTCACCCAATCAGCATCAACATGATGAGTCTCCCTTGGTTTACCGATCGCCATAAGAATGTAACAACTGCTGAGAGGCGAGAAACACAGTGGTCGCAACCAGGTTGAGGGCACTGTTGTTAGTTGAGACAAAAGGCTGCTATCTGCGTGCACCCAAAAGGCATCATCATGAGGGAGATTGTTCATATCCAGGCCGGGCAATGTGGAAACCAGATTGGTGCGAAGGTAGGTGTTATGTGTATATTTGTCTAGACGCAGAGGTTATTATAGAGCAATCCTTGTTTTTGTTACATGTTTACAATTTTGTCCCAACATGAATCGCACTACATTTTCCAAGAGAACAAAATCAGCCATCTAGTATTTTGGGGTCATGTTTTTGGACGAATGTCTCGTGGAAATGAGTGTTTCATTTATTCACAACTATAAAATGCCATTAGGTTGATTATGGGTGTGTTGCTTTTGGACTTGGGCTAGGAGCCAAAGGGTCTGCAGTGGTGTCGCGCACCTGCGGGGCTGGCGCGTCATGCTGTCGCCAAAAGGAGCTGCGCCATAGCGATAGACTACGCACAACGGCCGTCCAGTACTTTTCCATGTCTTGATCAGGTTATAGCCAGAtctcttaggtcaaactatgaaGCATCACGTTTGCATGACCTATTCTCTGTCCCATTTTTAGTTCTGGGAGGTGATAAGTGACGAACATGGCATCGACCCCACCGGCAGTTACCAAGGTGACAGTGACCTGCAGCTGGAGAGGATTAACGTGTACTACAATGAAGCATCAGGTAAATACATCTCAATTTACTATCTAGATTGGTCTTTAAGTAATCTCTGCATGCATCTAAACAACAGGTCTAAGAAAATAATCAACCataaactgagtgtacaaaacattacaagcaccagctctttccatgactgacaaggtgaaagctgtgatcccttatttaagtcacttgttaaatccacgtcaatcggtgtagatgaacaggaggagacagggttaaagaaggatttttaagtcttgagacagttgagacattgattgtgtgtgtgtgtgtgtgtgtgtgtgccttttcaaagggtgaatgagcaagacaacatatttaagtgcctttgaatatTGAAGTGCTTTttgatatggtagtaggtgccaggcgcactcatttgagtgtgtcaaaaacggcagcgctgctgggttttcacgctcaacagtttcctatgtgtgtaacaagaatggtccaccacccaaaggacatccagccaacttgacacaactatgggaagcattagagtcaacatgggccagcaatccctgtggaacgtttttgacaccttgtaaagtccatgccCTAACAAATTGTGTCCGTTCTTAAGGCAAAGGGGGTGCACCTCAATATTaggaggtgttcctaatgttttgtacactgtgtgctTTGGCCTTGCCCTAAATAAACTCAGAATGAAAACTATATTCCCTGGTGATGAAAATTGCTGACCTTTTTTGACTTGCAAACTCATGCACTGTAGGCCAAATTTTAAATTGATAATGTGACATTGTGTCCATATTATCTGTCTGGGTGCAGTGGGCCCTGTGGCAGGGCAGGGGAAATGAGGACAGCAGCAGGGACctgtcaatctctctccctcccggtctctctctttctctccctgtatcACCTCTTTCTCTGCagcatcatctctctctccctctctttctctctctggctctctctccgtctcttaaGAGCCCGTCGCGGAGGGGTGGCTTGTATATATCTGCAGTGAGTGCAGTCTCTGTAaaaccaacccaaccctaacgcTTGCCTTCTGTCTGCGTTggtctgatttttttattttattgcccAGGCATTTGAAGGTCATGGCCATGCAGAATCCCaacctttgtctctgtctctctctcatacgGAACAGTCAGTCTCCTATGGCAAACCAGCCAGACTGCAGATTCTGGGGCCTATAGTAGCCTACATGTCCTGTAGTTAGCACCGATCCTATTTCCTGTGCGTGCAATGCTAAGCACTATTGACCTCTTGTTAACGTGGCTCTGATTGAATATCTACTCATAGAGAAATGCGCATAGCAGCATGATAAGATGATATGAAGATAAGAGAGAAAATGTGTCATGTCTACTGGGAGATGCCATCTTGGTCTGAATGAATTCAGCTTAGCTCAGCCTCCTTGGACTGGAGCTAGCAGTTTTTCTGTGCTGCAGTCTGCAAGGgaggctgagtgagtgagtgagagaaagcgAGCGGGAGAGcccatcctccttccctccctaaaCCTGATGTCCCTGCCACTCCTCCCCCACAGGTAACAAGTTTGTCCCCCGGGCCATCCTGGTGGATCTGGAGCCAGGCACCATGGACTCTGTCCGCTCAGGGCCCTTCGGCCAGCTCTTCAGACCAGACAACTTTGTCTTTGGTGAGTAGTGGTTATCCAACCGGGTTCCAGATTGTTTTATGCTATCTTGcccagcctggtcccagatctgtctgtGCTGTCTTGCCCAATGGGtcatcatcatgtcctgtcagCACTTCCATCCTCAACCCACAGCATGTCTGTGTCAGCATCCACTGTCATTTCCTCTGAAGCCAAGCTTAGTTTAACTTTGACATAGATAGACGGTGTGTTCAGTGTGCAACTTTTCTGCAACAGCTCAGCAATGTACCAGGAAGGGAATGCAATGGTCGGTCGAGCGGTTGTGTCAGGCACAGACAGCTAGCATGGCGCAGCAGAAAACAGGGCATAGACTGCTACTGTTGCAGTGCCCATCAAGATGGGGATATAGCGTTAAATCAAATCCACCCACGACACCTTGCCAATTCTACTGCATAAAGGATTAGTAAGGCTACATTCCACATCCTATTGTATATGCAGACTTCTACACTATAATATTTTAGATCATGGTAATGGTACTCTTGATCATGCTCAATTAAGCTGTTATTGGCCACTCTTAACAAACTGGAATTGTCTCTCTCAATGGAAACTGACAAATAATATGCCCGGTGCATTTGCTTGTTAACTGGTTAACTGACTTTTCATGCTAACTGattgctacagttgaagtcggaagattacatacacttaggttggagtcattaaaacttgtttttcaaccactccacaaattgttaacaaactatagttttggcaagtctgttaggacatctactttgtgcatgacataagtaatttttgtttacagacagattatttcacttataattcactgtatcacaattccagtgggtcagaagtttacatacatcaaGTTGACCGTGCCTTtacacagcttggaaaattccagaaaaggatgtcatagctttagaagcttctgataggctaattgacatcatttgattcagttggaggtgtacctgtggatgtatttcaagacctaccttcaaactcagtgcctctttgcttgacatcatgggaaaatccaaagaaatcaaccaagacctcagaaaaagaagtctggttcatccttgggagccatttccaaatgcctgaaggtaccacgttcatctgtacaaacaatagtacgcaagtataaacaccatgggaccacgcagccgtcatactgctcaggaaggagacgcgttctgtctcctagagatgaacgtactttggtgcgagaagtgcaaatcaatcccagaacaacagcaaaggaccttgtgaagatgctggaggaaacgggtacaaaagtatctttatccacagtaaaaatgagtcctatatcgacataacctgaaaggccgctcagcaaggaagaagccactgctacaaaaccgccataaaaaagccagactacggtttgcaactgcgcatggggacaaatattgtactttttggagaaatgtcctctggtctgatgaaaccaaaatagaactgtttggccataatgaccattgttatgtttggaggaaaagggggggatgcttgcaagccgaagaataccatcccaaccgtgaagcacgggggtggcagcatcatgttgtgtgtgtgtgtgtgtgtgtgctttgctgcaggagggactggtgcgcttcacaaaatagatggttttcctttctcatgatgccatgtggatatattgaagcaacatctcaatacatcagtcaggaagttaatgcttggttgcaaatggttcttccaaatggacaatataccccaagcatacttccaaagttgtggcaaaagggcttaaggacaacaaagtcaaggtattggagtggccatcacaaagctctgacctcaatcctatagaaaatttgtgggcagaactgaaaaagtgtgtgagcaaggaggcctaagaacctgcctcagttacaccagttctgtcaggaggaatgggctaaaatttacccaacttattgtgggaagcttttggaaggctacccgaaacgtttgaccaaagttaagcaatttaaaggcaatgctacagaatactaattgagtgtatgtaaacttttgaccaacttggaatgtgatgaaagaaatgaaagctgaaataaatcattctctctactattattctgacatttcacattctaaaaataaactaactgacctaagacggggaattttttaaaggattaaatgtcaggaattgtggaaaaactgagtttaaaaaaaatgttggctaaggtgtaagtaaacttctgacttcaactgtagatgtgtATTAGCACACAAAGGTGCGATG
The sequence above is a segment of the Oncorhynchus nerka isolate Pitt River linkage group LG20, Oner_Uvic_2.0, whole genome shotgun sequence genome. Coding sequences within it:
- the LOC115102996 gene encoding solute carrier family 22 member 23-like; the protein is MSETAMAVVQLDTEDHQSENGFVSPEIESPGLLTRIDSCVLPFLGGFGKYQRQLIVLTWIPALFIGFSQYSDEFLLAQPNNTCVPPMANTTNLSRSPLFHGANNSVPRTAAYVYTNGTHNDTARHLQHCMCKEWTFELHTGLIQNVVTKWSLVCDSAWKVHIAKFSLLVGSIFGYLVFGVLADWFGRHPVLIISVLFMLVFGLTVAFSVNVPMFSTLRFFEGFCLAGIILSLYILRIELCLPAWRFSMTMVASFVVLVGQLLMPGMAYLCRDWQVLQAVIICPLILMVSYIWIFPESLRWLLATQQYGRSKWIMGHIAKKNQVNTELDTDHILTELQKALQKKPKKTCIVKMVGTRNLWKNIVVLCVNSLTGYGIHHCFARSMMDHHETHESTMFHNFYADYYTMAGIAVASCIALCPAVSLMGRRGGLLMFMIITALASLLQLGLLNLLGKYSVHLNIERSDTLNKNFSIAFSIIGMFSSHAVSNLSIFFCAEITPTVIRGGGLGLVLASAGFGMLTAPIMELHNQKGYFLHHIIFACCTLICIICILLLPETRYQPLPETLADGECYTRQPLLPPRRPGEQRLLLAQVESNRDYTRVHDTPLHEAAATAVSTMDFTASSAVDRAAPSVIDISAPSARTLMSHQHESDGKSTEDSIDIPLINSVAPSSTFNVDDETTPSPTKDITTDPLTEDTHTSILVNTISPVTETLPISLLESTILPVLDSTPTSALYPSTPSSVVDPSTPPVIESTLTSLDAPEVIETPPTSTLDSPPVIETTSTLDSTIPPVIETTSTLDSTIPPVIETTPTLDSTTPPVIETTPTLDSATPPVLDLLPPSPTPSPGPVISDIFLPPPMADCTTPIDSADHITTDPIIYSLDDKLPAPPPPTSDCTIPLLIDSVHTPELDSSSPCVNNVIVSHTYPVVAHSLVHPPIRPPPPNDSGHIPTTVDSSIPPVMDTVHSPTVDSTTHPITDIVQPLSLDSTIPLVIDSQHPNVTDSETTEAATASTIMDCTISSPVDSGILPIMDCTISENRVINGVASS